A portion of the Pseudorasbora parva isolate DD20220531a chromosome 1, ASM2467924v1, whole genome shotgun sequence genome contains these proteins:
- the mespba gene encoding mesoderm posterior ba yields the protein MESSSHIQQNQWIYSSSESEFYSVSSPDTVSPDQGSSPSRQDQPACSKPVKTAGVIKRKHRLRLKKPSEQRQNASEKEKLRMRDLTKALHHLRTYLPPSVAPVGQTLTKIETLRLTIRYISSLSAQLGLSEEELTHRKNMDSSGSSFSPEIVGYFQCRSMAGDCVGQGQCYGHCDGQYEGNSDHTVQCVNHYGGYPQQHSTEQNVTANIDGFLQSQQCAQTTQTYQVYGRNFGYHLVPQAYWS from the exons ATGGAAAGCTCAAGCCACATCCAGCAGAACCAGTGGATCTATTCAAGCTCGGAGTCAGAGTTCTACAGCGTCTCCTCTCCAGACACCGTCTCGCCGGACCAGGGCTCATCCCCGTCCCGCCAGGACCAGCCTGCATGCTCCAAACCAGTCAAAACAGCAGGTGTCATCAAGAGAAAACACAGGTTAAGGCTGAAGAAACCGAGCGAGCAACGGCAGAACGCCAGCGAGAAGGAGAAGTTGAGGATGAGGGATCTGACCAAAGCTCTCCACCACCTCAGGACGTACCTGCCTCCGTCCGTAGCTCCCGTGGGCCAAACCCTGACCAAGATTGAGACGCTACGGCTCACCATACGCTACATCTCGTCTCTGTCAGCTCAACTGGGTCTGAGTGAAGAAGAACTGACCCACAGGAAGAACATGGACTCCAGCGGCTCCTCGTTTTCTCCAGAGATCGTGGGCTATTTTCAGTGCAGATCCATGGCTGGAGATTGTGTCGGGCAAGGACAGTGCTACGGTCACTGTGATGGACAGTATGAGGGCAACTCTGATCATACAGTGCAATGTGTGAATCACTATGGCGGTTACCCACAGCAACATTCAACAGAGCAAAACGTCACTGCCAATATAGACGGCTTCCTTCAGTCACAACAGTGTGCTCAAACAACACAGACATACCAg GTTTATGGAAGGAACTTTGGCTATCATCTTGTTCCTCAAGCTTACTGGAGCTGA